Proteins from one Desulfonema limicola genomic window:
- a CDS encoding sigma-54 interaction domain-containing protein, whose protein sequence is MKHESEKKNMEYLQAIFDQSADGLMICDAKGRILKLNKAAEILNGVKASEILGKNVKTLVKQGQIDRSATQEVLETKRQVSVIQTTPRSDYTLLVTGTPVFDDKNNIVFVVVNERDISLIESMRKMLAIVRQESEKIKDELTELTLLELKENNIVAQSDSMKHTLKLALKLSAINASNILIQGESGTGKGLLAKFIHKYSNRNPFIQINCAALPENLLEAELFGYEKGAFTGASEKGKPGLFELASGGTLFLDEIGEMSLPVQAKLLKCLDDHEIMPVGGIVSKKIECSVIAATNQDLENQTLNKKFRLDLLHRLNTFTLLIPPLRNRPEDILELVRIYLKKYNKKYKRRSVIGYKAFDMLQKYEFPGNVRELINIIKQAVVMCDKRSLDDYLMNALNKTGLPADKARPLKTSTRLADQIQAVENEILNQAAIKCRTTREAAEFLGISQPSVVRKFKEHGIRIQKGKEYK, encoded by the coding sequence ATGAAGCATGAATCTGAAAAAAAAAACATGGAATATCTCCAGGCTATTTTTGATCAATCTGCTGATGGCTTGATGATCTGCGATGCAAAAGGAAGAATTCTCAAACTCAATAAGGCTGCTGAAATTCTAAACGGGGTCAAGGCTTCCGAGATACTGGGCAAAAATGTTAAAACCCTTGTAAAACAGGGCCAGATTGACAGGTCGGCTACCCAGGAGGTTCTAGAAACAAAGCGCCAGGTCAGTGTAATTCAAACCACCCCCCGCTCAGATTACACCCTGCTTGTAACAGGAACCCCGGTTTTTGACGATAAGAATAATATTGTTTTTGTTGTTGTAAATGAAAGGGATATTTCCCTGATTGAAAGCATGAGAAAGATGCTGGCTATTGTCAGACAGGAATCTGAAAAAATAAAAGATGAACTCACAGAACTGACCCTGCTTGAGCTGAAAGAAAATAATATTGTAGCCCAAAGCGATTCAATGAAGCATACGCTCAAGCTGGCCTTAAAACTGTCTGCCATTAATGCCTCCAATATCTTAATCCAGGGAGAATCAGGAACTGGAAAAGGACTGCTGGCAAAATTTATTCACAAGTATAGTAACAGGAACCCTTTTATCCAGATAAACTGCGCCGCCCTGCCTGAAAATCTCCTGGAAGCTGAATTGTTCGGCTATGAAAAAGGGGCTTTTACCGGGGCCAGCGAAAAAGGAAAGCCGGGCTTGTTTGAACTGGCTTCAGGCGGTACGCTTTTTCTTGACGAAATCGGGGAAATGTCTTTGCCGGTACAGGCAAAACTGCTCAAATGCCTTGACGATCATGAAATCATGCCGGTTGGAGGCATTGTTTCAAAAAAAATTGAATGCTCTGTTATTGCAGCCACAAACCAGGACCTTGAAAACCAGACATTAAATAAAAAATTCAGGCTTGATCTCCTGCACAGGCTCAACACCTTCACCCTCTTAATTCCGCCTTTAAGAAACAGGCCCGAAGATATCCTGGAACTGGTAAGAATCTATCTTAAAAAATATAATAAAAAATATAAACGAAGGTCTGTAATTGGTTACAAGGCATTTGACATGCTTCAAAAATATGAATTCCCGGGAAATGTCAGGGAATTGATAAATATTATCAAACAGGCTGTTGTAATGTGCGATAAACGATCCTTAGATGATTACCTGATGAACGCATTAAACAAAACCGGGCTGCCCGCAGATAAAGCCCGGCCTTTAAAAACAAGCACCAGGCTGGCGGATCAAATACAGGCTGTTGAAAATGAAATCCTGAACCAGGCCGCAATAAAATGCCGCACTACCCGCGAAGCAGCCGAATTCTTGGGAATAAGCCAGCCTTCGGTAGTCCGGAAATTTAAAGAACATGGCATCAGGATTCAAAAAGGGAAAGAATACAAATAA
- a CDS encoding amidohydrolase → MKTCADIILYNGNIQTQDDSFPKAQAAAISGTRILNLGSDRDILALASKNTILVDLEKRLVLPGFIDTHFHFYTWALSYDNIDLSKVCSFREMEESIAKKALALGKGRWILGQGFNESDWPENKIPDRYDLDRAAPDNPVCIWRCDLHLASANSMALQLANINSATPDPEDGLIARDESGKPDGILRELASNLIRNVIPGMSRSKVLENMEKAIADAHKLGLTSIHDIRLMGGLDGAESLQAWQKLRQENRLNIRCHAALPGEMTDQAVSLGICTGFGDDLLKIGHLKFFSDGGMGARTGWMTEKYLDAEYGMPITPIKEIEKAVLKADHAGLSVMVHAIGDRANKELINMFARIEAKGKTQSAIPHRIEHVQMVLPEDLKTLSTLKNVAVTCQPNNLSLDISMIDMCAGPRGRYAYNLKSILNTKIPMMLGSDAPVADPGPLAGIYSAVNRRRMNHTPEQGWYMEQALSVKEAVKGYTITPASASGLGTKLGSISKGKFADIIVLSQDIFTIDPLRIADTKIDLTIFNGKIVYEA, encoded by the coding sequence ATGAAAACATGTGCTGATATTATTCTGTATAACGGCAATATTCAAACCCAGGACGATTCCTTTCCAAAGGCACAGGCTGCTGCCATATCAGGAACCAGGATTCTCAATCTTGGGTCTGACAGGGATATTCTTGCCCTGGCATCAAAAAATACCATCCTGGTTGATCTTGAAAAAAGGCTGGTTCTGCCTGGATTTATTGACACCCATTTTCATTTTTATACCTGGGCATTGAGCTATGACAATATTGATCTTTCAAAGGTCTGCTCTTTCAGGGAAATGGAAGAAAGCATTGCAAAAAAAGCCCTGGCACTTGGAAAAGGCAGATGGATACTGGGACAGGGCTTTAATGAATCTGACTGGCCTGAAAATAAAATCCCTGACCGCTATGATCTTGACAGGGCTGCCCCTGATAACCCGGTCTGTATCTGGAGATGCGATCTCCATCTGGCTTCTGCCAATTCAATGGCATTGCAGCTTGCAAATATCAATTCAGCAACCCCTGACCCTGAAGACGGACTGATTGCAAGAGATGAATCAGGAAAGCCTGACGGGATTCTCAGGGAGCTTGCTTCAAATCTTATCAGGAATGTCATACCAGGAATGTCCAGGTCAAAGGTGCTTGAAAACATGGAAAAAGCCATAGCAGATGCTCATAAACTAGGGCTTACGTCAATTCATGATATTCGCCTTATGGGAGGGCTTGACGGGGCAGAATCTTTACAGGCATGGCAGAAACTCAGGCAGGAAAACAGGCTTAATATCCGGTGCCATGCCGCCCTTCCAGGTGAAATGACAGACCAGGCCGTTTCCCTGGGGATTTGTACCGGATTTGGGGATGATCTGCTCAAGATCGGACATTTAAAGTTTTTCTCTGACGGGGGCATGGGAGCAAGAACCGGGTGGATGACTGAAAAATATCTTGATGCTGAATATGGTATGCCCATAACCCCCATAAAAGAGATTGAAAAAGCTGTATTAAAAGCAGACCATGCAGGTTTAAGCGTCATGGTTCATGCTATTGGAGACAGGGCAAACAAAGAGCTTATTAACATGTTTGCCCGGATTGAAGCAAAAGGCAAAACCCAATCTGCCATCCCCCACAGGATTGAGCATGTTCAAATGGTTTTGCCTGAAGACCTTAAAACCCTTTCAACACTTAAAAATGTAGCTGTTACCTGCCAGCCCAATAATTTAAGCCTTGATATTTCCATGATAGACATGTGTGCAGGCCCCAGGGGAAGATATGCCTATAATCTGAAAAGCATATTAAATACAAAGATTCCCATGATGCTCGGCTCAGACGCACCTGTTGCAGACCCTGGCCCCCTTGCCGGGATTTATTCTGCTGTAAACCGCAGGCGCATGAATCATACACCAGAGCAGGGATGGTACATGGAACAGGCACTCAGTGTTAAAGAAGCTGTCAAGGGTTATACCATAACCCCTGCATCTGCATCGGGTCTTGGCACTAAACTCGGTTCCATTTCAAAAGGAAAGTTTGCAGATATTATTGTTCTCAGCCAGGATATATTTACAATAGACCCTCTCAGGATTGCAGATACAAAAATAGATTTAACGATTTTTAACGGAAAAATTGTTTATGAAGCATGA
- a CDS encoding Fic family protein codes for MIPNATVLLSPLTTQEAVLSSRIEGTQATMGEVLEYEAEGDSGNISNEKKEDINEILNYRRAIWYAIELLEKLPLCQRVVREAHSVLLKSVRGYGKSPGEYRRIPNWIGPPGCSIEEARFVPISADHLPEAMDKWEKYIHQDVPDQLVKLAILHAEFEALHPFLDGNGRLGRMCVPLFMFKAGLIQSPMFYISAFFEKHQDEYYERLLSISKENDWSGWCEFFLRAIMIQAQQNQKKASEILTLYESKKSQVIDLTHSQYGYSCFGLYFHASSF; via the coding sequence GTGATTCCAAACGCTACGGTATTGTTAAGTCCTTTGACAACACAGGAAGCTGTACTGTCATCACGCATTGAAGGAACCCAGGCAACTATGGGAGAAGTTCTTGAATATGAAGCTGAAGGAGATTCCGGCAATATTTCTAATGAAAAAAAAGAAGATATAAATGAAATATTGAACTATCGTCGTGCAATATGGTATGCTATTGAATTATTGGAAAAACTTCCTCTTTGCCAACGTGTTGTTCGTGAAGCTCACAGTGTTTTGCTTAAAAGTGTCAGAGGGTATGGCAAATCACCAGGAGAATATCGAAGAATACCAAATTGGATTGGCCCTCCAGGCTGTTCAATTGAAGAAGCCAGGTTTGTGCCAATTTCGGCTGACCATTTGCCAGAAGCAATGGATAAATGGGAAAAATATATTCATCAAGATGTTCCAGATCAGTTAGTCAAGTTGGCCATCCTCCATGCTGAATTTGAAGCCTTGCACCCATTTCTTGATGGTAACGGCAGACTGGGGCGTATGTGTGTACCTCTTTTTATGTTCAAAGCCGGATTAATACAAAGTCCTATGTTTTATATAAGTGCTTTTTTTGAAAAACATCAAGATGAATATTATGAAAGGCTGCTATCTATTTCAAAAGAAAATGATTGGTCAGGATGGTGTGAATTTTTTCTTCGGGCGATAATGATTCAGGCTCAACAAAATCAAAAGAAAGCGTCAGAGATATTAACCCTTTATGAAAGTAAAAAAAGCCAAGTCATTGATTTGACACATTCACAATATGGCTATTCATGCTTTGGATTATATTTTCATGCATCCAGTTTTTAA
- a CDS encoding putative transposase: MKALQHSLPFLPEEIQIISDKIGVVRNDSDIVFYNASGPIYMCKVDDKEGLRIAQGMFVDLKLARPKQIASALGVNASTVQRNKKKYQDGGVKAFAKAAVPERTPYKLDDEKCKEIQENIDKNLSIRSAAEEAGLSEGTIRNGLKRGDLKKENSENKPKSTSERSSQDQESESGIAVKRHSERFFARKGLLEEAKPRFEASEGVKYGGVLIALPVILSQGLLDIGKQVYKKLSNGFFGLQTIFLTLIFMSLLRIKTPEQLTRHSPGELGIVLGLDRAPEVKTLRRKIEELGNQGNAREFADLLARHWADENPDVLGFLYIDGHVRPYHGKNKLPKTHVAQKRLCMPATTDFWVNGTDAQPLFFVTTEANDTLLSTIENEILPEIKQLVEGDKRVTLVFDRAGWSPKTFKKWYDMGFDVMTYRKGNYEPWPEECFQEFEIKICNKKVKYNLGQRSVNMGLKNEDFWMREVRRLCDNGHQTSIITTKQDIDEIFIAVRMFSRWKQENFFRYMGIEFDFNHLCTYDVEPADLERLVPNPAIKEKKKELEKIKKEYEKNLKKLSDAVIQNNDVNQNAKLMQTIRDLDIRCAELVEVISDMPEKVAVKETMDEDKIVKLETERKILTDLIKMTAYRAETSLFDLLVPPVLARNEEEGRSFLKAVFQTPADIIPDEENKCLIVQFHTMANQRSNSALKALCEIINHEECLYPGTDLRLVFNPQSCKRNYAHVRRSEFINHKLFCSSFFLIFEPQKQRSI, translated from the coding sequence ATGAAAGCTCTTCAGCATTCACTTCCATTTCTTCCAGAGGAAATTCAAATAATAAGTGATAAGATTGGTGTTGTTCGCAATGACAGCGATATTGTATTTTACAATGCTTCAGGTCCGATATATATGTGCAAGGTTGATGATAAAGAAGGGCTTCGTATTGCCCAAGGCATGTTTGTTGATCTTAAACTTGCACGTCCAAAACAAATAGCATCAGCGCTCGGAGTAAATGCAAGTACTGTACAGAGAAATAAAAAAAAGTATCAGGATGGCGGTGTTAAAGCTTTCGCTAAAGCTGCTGTGCCTGAACGAACACCGTACAAACTTGATGATGAGAAATGTAAAGAGATCCAGGAAAATATTGATAAAAATTTATCAATAAGATCAGCGGCAGAAGAGGCTGGATTAAGCGAAGGAACAATTAGAAACGGCTTGAAGAGAGGTGATCTTAAAAAAGAGAATTCTGAAAATAAACCAAAGAGTACATCAGAGCGTTCTTCCCAAGACCAGGAAAGTGAAAGTGGAATAGCAGTTAAACGCCACAGCGAAAGATTCTTTGCAAGAAAAGGTTTGCTGGAGGAAGCAAAACCCCGTTTTGAGGCATCTGAAGGGGTTAAATACGGCGGTGTTCTTATTGCTCTGCCGGTTATATTATCCCAGGGACTGCTGGATATCGGAAAACAGGTTTATAAAAAATTAAGCAACGGTTTTTTCGGTTTGCAGACCATATTTTTAACATTGATCTTCATGTCGCTTCTCAGGATAAAAACTCCTGAACAATTAACCAGACATTCGCCAGGGGAACTGGGAATTGTCCTGGGACTTGACCGCGCTCCTGAAGTAAAAACATTAAGGAGAAAAATAGAAGAACTGGGGAACCAGGGAAATGCAAGAGAATTTGCTGATTTGCTTGCCCGTCACTGGGCAGATGAAAATCCTGATGTATTGGGATTTCTTTATATAGACGGGCATGTGCGGCCTTATCACGGTAAAAATAAACTTCCAAAAACACATGTTGCACAAAAACGTCTTTGTATGCCTGCAACAACTGATTTCTGGGTAAATGGCACTGACGCGCAGCCTTTATTTTTCGTAACAACTGAAGCAAATGACACCCTGCTTTCAACCATTGAAAACGAGATTTTACCTGAAATCAAACAACTTGTTGAAGGTGATAAAAGGGTTACACTGGTTTTCGACCGTGCAGGCTGGAGTCCTAAAACCTTTAAAAAATGGTATGATATGGGGTTCGATGTAATGACATACCGCAAAGGCAATTATGAACCCTGGCCTGAAGAATGTTTCCAGGAATTTGAAATTAAAATCTGTAATAAAAAAGTCAAATACAACCTTGGCCAGCGTTCTGTCAATATGGGGCTTAAAAATGAAGATTTCTGGATGCGTGAAGTCAGGAGACTTTGTGATAACGGACACCAGACTTCTATCATAACAACAAAACAGGATATTGATGAAATTTTTATTGCAGTTCGAATGTTTTCCCGCTGGAAACAGGAAAATTTCTTCCGTTACATGGGAATAGAGTTCGATTTCAACCATCTTTGTACCTATGATGTTGAACCGGCTGATCTCGAACGTCTTGTTCCTAATCCAGCTATAAAAGAGAAGAAAAAAGAGCTTGAAAAAATAAAAAAAGAGTATGAAAAGAATCTTAAAAAGCTTAGTGATGCAGTAATTCAAAATAATGACGTTAATCAAAATGCAAAATTAATGCAGACGATCAGGGATCTGGATATTAGATGTGCTGAACTGGTAGAAGTTATAAGCGATATGCCTGAAAAGGTTGCTGTCAAAGAAACGATGGATGAAGATAAGATTGTCAAACTCGAAACAGAGAGAAAGATATTAACCGATCTTATAAAAATGACTGCTTATCGCGCAGAAACATCTCTTTTCGATCTCCTTGTTCCTCCTGTTCTTGCCCGGAATGAAGAAGAGGGGCGCTCTTTTCTTAAAGCTGTTTTCCAGACTCCAGCAGATATAATACCTGATGAAGAAAATAAATGCCTGATCGTACAGTTTCATACAATGGCAAACCAGAGATCAAATAGTGCCCTTAAAGCTTTATGTGAGATAATAAATCACGAAGAATGCCTTTACCCTGGAACAGATCTCCGCCTTGTTTTTAACCCCCAGAGTTGCAAACGAAATTACGCCCATGTCAGGAGGTCTGAATTTATTAACCACAAATTGTTTTGCAGCTCATTTTTTTTAATTTTTGAGCCACAAAAGCAGAGGTCAATATGA